A section of the Triticum dicoccoides isolate Atlit2015 ecotype Zavitan chromosome 7A, WEW_v2.0, whole genome shotgun sequence genome encodes:
- the LOC119333006 gene encoding putative invertase inhibitor — MASFSSSSTSVITVLLLLLPVLLAPPASAVPVLAACKTVGGGSTYFDVTFCLEALGSVGGGGLYRDLAAAAVGLLAANATSTEAKIGRLLGESGVKIKAGDAALARPLRSCLSLYGGIVHGGPACTAAVKGGKFGDATAILEKAAAAAKECEDGFRRSNAASPLTAEDDDAFKLAKLGVALLGFA, encoded by the coding sequence AtggcttccttctcctcttcctctactAGCGTGATCACCGTCCTCTTGCTGCTCTTGCCCGTCCTCCTTGCGCCGCCGGCGAGTGCCGTCCCTGTACTTGCCGCATGCAAGACCGTCGGCGGCGGGAGCACCTACTTCGACGTCACGTTCTGCCTGGAGGCCCTAGGCTCCGTCGGCGGTGGCGGTCTCTACCGAGACCTCGCCGCCGCTGCCGTGGGCCTCCTCGCTGCCAACGCCACCAGCACGGAGGCCAAGATCGGCCGTCTGCTTGGGGAGAGCGGCGTGAAGATTAAGGCGGGGGACGCGGCCCTGGCGCGGCCCCTCCGGTCGTGCCTGTCGCTGTACGGCGGTATAGTGCACGGTGGGCCTGCGTGCACTGCCGCGGTCAAGGGCGGGAAGTTCGGCGATGCGACGGCGATCCTGGAGAAGGCAGCGGCCGCAGCGAAGGAGTGCGAGGACGGGTTCAGGAGGAGCAACGCGGCTTCGCCGCTGACGGCGGAGGACGATGACGCGTTCAAGCTCGCAAAGCTCGGCGTCGCGTTGCTCGGTTTCGCTTGA